Proteins from a genomic interval of Quercus robur chromosome 9, dhQueRobu3.1, whole genome shotgun sequence:
- the LOC126698779 gene encoding TPR repeat-containing protein ZIP4-like isoform X2 encodes MRIAEISSSPSPSTQHQQDSQLLLSQIESSIKHLEQFSSTLNNTNTNTISNTISSNLRQSLTQLSQLGPFSSEFNLHLWKLSYRLWNSCVDLSNLNPKLRSSSSSSSSAALSLDLAKLRHIAADILSLAGNVSGVPSPSIKSASFYYKTGLIWHDLRRFDLASSCFEKATDLLSNSNAAAAISADDSTKLLLDVNLARSRTAWELSDRNLAVALLSRSKTLLLCSAYYGSLANQYLAFGKSLLSKKNETESLSEALKLMKEALDLCEKVGNGNLRELRWKTLRFISAVHLQKEEYESVIKCVRVLRQSEDEKNQHPSLPVMAVKAWLGLRRFGEAEKELRGMVVNTGIPEGVWLSAVESYFDAAGGSAGAETAKGLFLGLMGRCHVSAGAAVRVAHRVVGDGVESEGSKVRAKVVAELVSDDRVVALFAGEAVAKERMAMHAVLWNCAADFFRSKDYGTSAEMFEKSMLYIPYDIESKILRAKGFRVLCLCHLGLSQLDRALEYINEAEKLEPNIACAFLKFKIYLQRNDHDGAISQIQAMTTCLDFTTDFISLSAHEAVACRAFPVAVAALSNLLNFYTPGKSMPTTEIVVLRTLVTILIQQPGNELEVVKFIKRAHNRASELGSDLFFGKGEIGRRERNWFAVTSWNLGTRTGKEGNYELCAEFFRLASEIYCVLVDGQAEENNVMVGKSLILTVSSMIASEKQRKAALSESEVNEAVKLLDKAGKILKSISTGTRLNDDQMITLEPDLFFIYTFSAYDIKGRLNDLASQQLLVKSFASSKACNSKHLLQIGLTASQAPQSNHEVATFALNECLSSLLSSPSPDFENVALILRKLIAVASIHKGDKDDDAVYGMYKQAYQIMVGLKEGEYPTEEGKWLAMTAWNRAALPVRLGQIEMAKKWMNIGMELAKRIPGMETYKACMEDFVDCFQKKCNVQNNGENRPQLVE; translated from the exons TAACACCATCTCCTCCAATCTCCGTCAATCCCTCACTCAGCTGAGTCAACTCGGTCCCTTCTCCTCCGAGTTCAACCTCCATCTATGGAAACTCAGTTACCGTCTCTGGAACTCCTGCGTCGACCTCTCCAACCTCAATCCCAAACTCcgctcctcttcttcttcttcttcttctgctgcTTTGTCTCTCGACCTCGCCAAGCTCCGCCACATCGCCGCCGATATCCTCTCCCTCGCCGGCAACGTCTCCGGAGTTCCTTCTCCGTCCATCAAGTCCGCTTCCTTCTACTACAAAACCGGCCTCATCTGGCATGACCTTCGCCGCTTCGACCTCGCTTCCTCTTGCTTCGAGAAAGCCACCGATCTTCTCTCTAACTCCAACGCCGCCGCCGCCATCTCCGCTGACGATTCAACGAAACTTCTCCTCGATGTCAATCTCGCCAGATCTCGTACGGCCTGGGAACTCTCCGACCGAAACCTCGCCGTCGCTTTGCTTAGCCGCTCCAAGACCTTGCTTCTCTGCTCCGCTTACTACGGTTCGCTCGCTAACCAGTACTTAGCCTTCGGGAAATCTCTTCTATCGAAGAAGAATGAGACTGAATCTCTCTCCGAAGCTCTCAAATTGATGAAGGAAGCATTGGATCTGTGCGAGAAAGTCGGAAACGGAAATCTGAGAGAATTGAGATGGAAAACGCTGCGGTTCATCTCAGCCGTCCATTTACAGAAAGAAGAGTACGAGAGCGTGATCAAGTGCGTTAGGGTTCTGAGACAGAGTGAAGACGAGAAAAACCAGCATCCGAGTCTGCCAGTAATGGCGGTGAAGGCCTGGTTAGGGTTAAGAAGGTTCGGTGAAGCAGAGAAGGAGCTCAGGGGCATGGTGGTAAATACCGGAATTCCGGAGGGCGTTTGGTTGTCCGCGGTGGAATCCTATTTCGATGCGGCGGGAGGGTCAGCCGGGGCCGAGACGGCCAAGGGGCTGTTCTTGGGGCTAATGGGGCGGTGCCATGTCAGCGCCGGGGCGGCGGTGAGAGTAGCTCACAGGGTGGTTGGAGATGGTGTTGAGAGTGAGGGGTCTAAAGTGAGGGCTAAAGTGGTGGCAGAGCTGGTCTCGGATGACAGAGTTGTGGCGCTATTTGCAGGCGAGGCGGTAGCTAAGGAGAGGATGGCAATGCACGCTGTGCTTTGGAATTG CGCTGCTGACTTCTTTCGATCAAAAGATTATGGGACAAGTGCAGAGATGTTTGAAAAATCAATGCTTTATATTCCATATGATATTGAGAGTAAAATTCTCCGAGCTAAGGGCTTTAGAGTTTTGTGTCTCTGTCACCTTGGTCTATCTCAGCTTGATCGAGCTCTAGAGTATATCAATGAGGCTGAAAAg CTGGAGCCCAACATAGCCTGTGCTTTCCTTAAG TTCAAGATTTACCTGCAAAGGAATGACCATGATGGTGCTATTAGTCAAATCCAAGCAATGACAACCTGCCTCGATTTTACAACGGACTTTATCTCCCTCTCAGCTCATGAAGCTGTTGCTTGCCGTGCGTTTCCTGTTGCTGTGGCTGCTCTATCTAATCTACTAAACTTCTATACCCCAGGAAAATCAATGCCTACAACAGAAATTGTAGTGCTACGTACCTTGGTTACAATCCTTATTCAACAGCCTGGCAATGAGCTGGAAGTTGTGAAATTTATAAAACGTGCTCATAATCGAGCATCTGAACTTGGTTCAGATCTCTTCTTTGGAAAAGGGGAGATTGGAAGACGGGAACGGAATTGGTTTGCTGTAACTTCATGGAACTTAGGGACAAGAACTGGAAAGGAGGGTAACTACGAACTATGTGCTGAATTTTTTAGATTAGCTTCAGAAATATACTGTGTTCTGGTTGATGGGCAAGCAGAAGAAAACAATGTTATGGTTGGCAAATCGTTAATACTGACCGTATCTTCCATGATAGCTTCAGAGAAACAAAGGAAGGCTGCATTGTCAGAAAGTGAAGTGAATGAAGCTGTAAAACTGCTAGATAAAGCAGGGAAG ATACTGAAGTCAATCTCAACTGGGACTCGACTAAATGATGATCAAATGATCACCCTTGAGCCTGATCTCTTCTTCATATACACCTTCAGTGCCTATGATATAAAAGGAAGGCTAAATGATTTAGCATCACAGCAACTCCTGGTGAAAAGTTTTGCCAGTTCAAAAGCTTGCAATTCCAAGCACCTCCTTCAGATAGGCCTTACTGCCTCGCAGGCTCCACAGTCCAATCATGAAGTAGCTACCTTTGCTTTAAATGAGTGCCTCTCATCACTCCTTTCTTCTCCATCTCCTGATTTCGAAAATGTGGCTCTTATTCTGCGGAAGCTTATTGCAGTAGCAAGTATTCATAAGGGTGATAAAGATGATGATGCTGTGTATGGCATGTACAAGCAAGCTTACCAAATAATGGTGGGGTTGAAGGAAGGAGAGTATCCTACTGAAGAGGGAAAATGGCTTGCCATGACAGCATGGAATCGGGCAGCACTGCCTGTGCGATTGGGGCAGATTGAAATGGCCAAGAAATGGATGAATATTGGTATGGAGCTTGCTAAGCGCATTCCAGGAATGGAGACTTACAAGGCATGCATGGAAGATTTTGTTGATTGCTTTCAAAAGAAATGTAATGTGCAGAATAATGGTGAAAATAGGCCTCAGCTAGTGGAATGA